Proteins encoded within one genomic window of Vidua macroura isolate BioBank_ID:100142 chromosome 2, ASM2450914v1, whole genome shotgun sequence:
- the KCNE3 gene encoding potassium voltage-gated channel subfamily E member 3, giving the protein MDESNRTESWHRSLQAVLNALNQTLHGAIPCPGEAPAGAAGATRGGHAGHSSRNANAYMYILFVMTLFAATVGSLILGYTRSRKVDKRSDPYHVYIKNRVSMI; this is encoded by the coding sequence ATGGACGAGAGCAACCGCACGGAGTCTTGGCACCGAAgcctgcaggcagtgctgaaCGCCCTGAACCAGACGCTGCACGGGGCCATCCCCTGCCCCGGCGAGGCCCCGGCTGGCGCGGCGGGGGCCACACGTGGTGGCCACGCCGGCCACTCCAGCCGCAACGCCAACGCCTACATGTACATCCTGTTCGTCATGACGCTCTTCGCCGCCACCGTGGGCAGCCTCATCCTGGGCTACACCCGCTCCCGCAAGGTGGACAAGCGCAGCGACCCCTACCACGTCTACATCAAGAACAGGGTCTCCATGATCTGA
- the LIPT2 gene encoding putative lipoyltransferase 2, mitochondrial produces MSRRAVRVLRLGAVPYAEALRAQERCVAAARAARGPAAGRGGAEALPAESVVLSEPAQPVYAWGLRGAPGAAAAAALRARGAALVAARRGGHITFHGPGQLLAFPVLDLRRRRLPLRAYVAGLEALVLRLCRRLGLGAARALPPPFTGVWMGDSKLCAIGVHCGNHITSHGLALNCCTDLSWFEHIVPCGLEGKGVTSLSRELGQHVAVSQVLEPFLDSFQEVFDCTLVSSEDPGD; encoded by the exons aTGTCGCGGCGGGCGGTGCGGGTGCTGCGGCTGGGCGCGGTGCCGTACGCCGAGGCGCTGCGGGCGCAGGAGCGCTGcgtggcggcggcgcgggcggcgcggggcccggcggcgggccggggcggcgcggAGGCGCTGCCGGCCGAGAGCGTGGTGCTGAGCGAGCCGGCGCAGCCCGTGTACGCCTGGGGGCTGCGGGGCGCgccgggcgcggcggcggccgcggcgctgcgggcgcggggcgcggcgcTGGtggcggcgcggcgcggcggccACATCACCTTCCACGGCCCCGGGCAGCTGCTCGCCTTCCCCGTGCTCGACCTGCGCCGCCGCCGGCTCCCGCTCCGCGCCTACGTGGCCGGGCTGGAGGCGCTGGTGCTGCGGCTGTGCCGCCGCCTGGGGCTGGGCGCGGCCCGCGCCCTGCCGCCGCCCTTCACCGGGGTCTGGATGGGCGACAGCAAGCTCTGCGCCATCG GTGTGCACTGCGGGAACCACATCACCTCGCACGGGCTGGCGCTGAACTGCTGCACCGACCTCTCCTGGTTCGAGCACATCGTCCCCTGCGGGCTGGAGGGCAAGGGCGTCACCTCGCTCAGCCGCGAGCTGGGCCAGCACGTCGCCGTCAGCCAGGTCCTCGAGCCCTTCCTCGACTCCTTCCAGGAGGTGTTTGACTGCACTTTGGTCTCTTCAGAGGACCCTGGGGATTAG